Part of the Streptomyces sp. NBC_00457 genome, CCCTGCGCAACCTGACGCAGGACGGCGAAGGCCCGCGCCTGCTGGACGTGCGTACGCCCGGCGAGTTCCGCACCGCCCACATCCCCGGCTCCTACAACGTCCCCCTCGACACCCTGCGCGAACACCGCACCGAACTGCTGCACCACCTCGACGAGGACGTCATCCTCATCTGCCGCTCCGGCGCCCGCGCCGCCCAGGCCGAACAGGCCCTCGCCGAGGCCGGACTGCCCAATCTGCGCGTCCTCGACGGCGGCGTCACCGCGTGGGAGACCGCCGGGGGCCCGCTCACCCGCGGCCCCGAACGCTGGGACCTGGAACGCCAGGTGCGCCTGATCGCCGGATCCATCGTGGCGGTCACCGGTATCGCGGGCCTGTTCCTGCCCGGACTGCACCTGATCGGCACCGCCGTCGGCGCCGCACTGACCGTCGCCGCACTCACCAACACCTGCGCGCTGGGCATGCTGCTGGCGAAGCTCCCCTACAACCGCGGCCCGCGCACCGACCTCGACACCGTCGTCGCCAGCCTGCGGGGCCCGTCATGATCGCCCTGATCATCGCCGCGTCGCTGCTCATCGGCGTCAGTCTCGGCATCCTGGGCGGCGGCGGATCCATCCTGACCGTGCCCATCCTGGTCTACCTGGCCGGCATGGAGACCAAGGAAGCCATCGCCACCTCCCTGTTCGTCGTCGGCGTCACCAGTGCCGCCGGGGTGGTCTCACACGCCCGCGCCGGACGCGTCCGGTGGCGTACGGGGCTGCTGTTCGGCCTGGCCGGCATGACCGGCGCCTACGCCGGCGGGCGACTGGCCGAGTTCATCCCCGGCACCGTCCTGTTGCTCGCGTTCGCCCTCATGATGATCGCCACCGCCGTCGCCATGATCCGCGGCCGTCGCGAGGCGCCGAAGCGGGTCCACCACGAACTCCCCGTCCTCCACGTCCTGCTGGACGGCATCGTGGTGGGACTGGTCACCGGACTGGTCGGCGCGGGCGGCGGCTTCCTGGTCGTCCCCGCCCTCGCCCTGCTCGGCGGCCTGCCGATGACCGTCGCCGTCGGTACCTCGCTGCTGGTCATCTCCATGAAGTCCTTCGCAGGCCTGGCCGGTTATCTCGCCGCCGTGCACATCGACTGGGGGTTCGCGGCCCTCGTCACCGCGACGGCAGTCGTCGGCAGCGTGATCGGCGGCCGTCTCGCCGGACGCATCCCGCAGGACGCCCTGCGCAAATCCTTCGGCTGGTTCGTCGCCGTCATGGGCGTCTTCGTCCTGAGCCAGCAGATCAGCTCCGATCTGCGCCACACGCTGCTGACCAGTCCGTGGTCCTGGGCCTCCGTGGCCACGGCGGCGGGGGTTGTGTTCAGCTGGTACATGCTGCGCAAGTCCGAGCGAACGACCGGCTGGGCGAACGACGCGGCCCCGCCCATCAAGGAAGGCGAACGGACGGCCCCGCATCCAACAGGAGCGGTGCCAACCAGTGGCGCTGCGACATCACCGCACGACACGTAGCCGGGCATCCCGAACCTCTGACGAACCCGGCCCCGGGAGTGTCCGGGTGCCTCGAGTCACACCCCTCCGCTGACCGAGGCCGAACCGGAGAAGCTGTTCCCGGCGCTCGCCTGGCCCGACTTCATACCTGAGGGGGTATCAAGGTGATCTCATCCCCATTCACCGTCAAGTGGGCCGTCGAGCCGGGCAGCCACTGCGCCGACACTCGGCCGGTAGGCCCACCGACGCCGGCGGCAGAACAACACGCCCGCCAGGATGTCCGTACGCGGCTGCTGCTCCGATTTCCGGATGCCCCACCCGCGGTAGTGGACATCGCGGTGGCAGAGGCGTTCGCGTACTTCGCGGATGCACGCGTTCGGCACTACGTTCCCGTTCTGTCCCTCAAGCGCGCCTCGGGGCTGTTGTCCGACCGACTCGGCGCCCGGGGCGCGGCAAGCGGTGGGCCGTGAGACCGACCCCGAAGTGCGTCCTCGACCGATCCCGATCCTGCAACGCGTGCATCGCCCCGGACCCGAGCAGCTGCCCGTACCCCTATCTCCTCGCAGGAGACGACGAGGCGGACCCGGATGACGGCGACCGTACGGGCGAGGATTCCACCCACACGGAGAAGTGAGGTGCGCGAGATGGACGCAGCGGGCTGGGACGAGCGGTATCGGGGCAGCGAACTGGTGTGGAAAGCGGAGCCGAACCGGTTCGTCGAGGAGGAGTTGGCCGATCTGAAGCCGACGGGGCGGGCGGTGGACATCGCCGCCGGCGAAGGGCGCAACGCGATCTGGCTCGCGGAGCAGGGCTGGGACGTGGACGCCGTGGACTTCTCCGCCGTGGCACTGGAGAAGGCCGAGCGGTTGGCCGCCGAGCAGGGTGTCCGGCTGCGATCCGTCCGCGCCGACCTGACGGTCTGGGCGCCTCCGGAAGGGGCGTACGACCTGTCTCTGATCTCGTATCTTCACCTGCCCTGGGCCCAGATGACGCAGGTGCTGCGGCAGACGGCGAACGGAGTACGCAAGGGCGGAACCCTGCTGCTCGTCGGCCACCACGCGGCCAATCCCGAACACGGCCACGGCGGCCCGCAGGATCCGCGTGTACTGTACACCGCTGAGCAGGTGGCCGATCTTTGGCGACCGTACGCCGACATCCTGCGGGCCGAGGCGGTCACCCGGCCGGTGACCGACTCCGAGGGTGGAAGCCGTACGGCTGTCGACGCCCTCGTGCGCGCTGTACGGCGATGACACCGTCCCGCGAGGCCAGGCGCGTTGTCGTCGGGTGAAGACCTGCTCGCGC contains:
- a CDS encoding sulfite exporter TauE/SafE family protein — its product is MIALIIAASLLIGVSLGILGGGGSILTVPILVYLAGMETKEAIATSLFVVGVTSAAGVVSHARAGRVRWRTGLLFGLAGMTGAYAGGRLAEFIPGTVLLLAFALMMIATAVAMIRGRREAPKRVHHELPVLHVLLDGIVVGLVTGLVGAGGGFLVVPALALLGGLPMTVAVGTSLLVISMKSFAGLAGYLAAVHIDWGFAALVTATAVVGSVIGGRLAGRIPQDALRKSFGWFVAVMGVFVLSQQISSDLRHTLLTSPWSWASVATAAGVVFSWYMLRKSERTTGWANDAAPPIKEGERTAPHPTGAVPTSGAATSPHDT
- a CDS encoding three-helix bundle dimerization domain-containing protein, coding for MISSPFTVKWAVEPGSHCADTRPVGPPTPAAEQHARQDVRTRLLLRFPDAPPAVVDIAVAEAFAYFADARVRHYVPVLSLKRASGLLSDRLGARGAASGGP
- a CDS encoding rhodanese-like domain-containing protein, with the translated sequence MTTHADKPRLDPAALRNLTQDGEGPRLLDVRTPGEFRTAHIPGSYNVPLDTLREHRTELLHHLDEDVILICRSGARAAQAEQALAEAGLPNLRVLDGGVTAWETAGGPLTRGPERWDLERQVRLIAGSIVAVTGIAGLFLPGLHLIGTAVGAALTVAALTNTCALGMLLAKLPYNRGPRTDLDTVVASLRGPS
- a CDS encoding class I SAM-dependent methyltransferase, whose protein sequence is MDAAGWDERYRGSELVWKAEPNRFVEEELADLKPTGRAVDIAAGEGRNAIWLAEQGWDVDAVDFSAVALEKAERLAAEQGVRLRSVRADLTVWAPPEGAYDLSLISYLHLPWAQMTQVLRQTANGVRKGGTLLLVGHHAANPEHGHGGPQDPRVLYTAEQVADLWRPYADILRAEAVTRPVTDSEGGSRTAVDALVRAVRR